The Haemorhous mexicanus isolate bHaeMex1 chromosome 6, bHaeMex1.pri, whole genome shotgun sequence genome includes the window CTGCCAAAGACTGCAGGCGCCGCAAAACCAGCGATCAGCCATCCAACCACAGCCAGaacacagagagcagctgttcAACGCCAGAGTCAGTGCAGGAGCTCTCAGATGATGATGGCAAGTATTTGGGTGTCACTGGGTCAGGCTTTAATGTTCTTGCCTTGGTACTTTAATTCTtgagccagccctgggacatTTCTCAGTTAATACCATGGGCCAACAGcccacaggcagcacagggaatgttcttcttttctgttctctgtATGTGCTGTTTCTGCCTTACAACAAGGACTTCCCAACTCCTGCAAAATTGGAAAAATACAGTGACATTCCAAACAGCACATAGGAAACAGGCtatgtttctctctcttttctctgcctttggTAAAGGTGATCTTGAATGTTTGAGAGAGTGAGCAGGTGTGAGcactcctttctcctcccctcAGCTGGGGAGCATTGTTTCCTTAAAGCTGACTGAGAAGCACCCTGACCCAGAGTCACAGAAGTGACCTGGATCTTACAGTGGCCTGGATCTTCTGGGTGGAAGATTCTGTTCCCTGTCTCCTTCTCCCCATGTTTCCTCCTGAAAGTGTCCCCCTAGAAGTGACAATTAGTTTACAGCCACCCACTTGCTGTGTTGTGTTTCACTACCACCAGAATGGTGATGCAAAACATAATTGTCTTTCAATATTTTGCCACAGGGTTTGAAAGCCTGTGCGCTCAGTGTGGGAAAGAAATGAATCACCTGAAGGAAATTCACTCAGCTGTCTTATCCCTACAGAAAGCCCAACAGGACATACACAGGTAACCATTTTCTGTCATCAATCAATGATTTTAATGAGCTAAAGGTAATTTATGGCATTTAACTCCTTACTGTGGTCTTTAGAGTGTCTCTGTGAGCTGCAGGAGTGCAGTTCAAGTTGTTGCAGGTAAAGTAACCACTTATCATACCAGAAAGACAAACCCACGCTCTGCTTGAAACAGTTTACTTCCTCTTAACATTCTCTCTCTGGGCAAAAAGCATCACCTCAGGATGTTACTCAACTCCTGACTGAGAAGGActgggccaggccctggctAAAAAGAAATCTCTGCCAGGCAAGAATGTGTGAGATCTCCCTTCCCGACCAGCATGTTAGGAATTTCTTCAGTTTGCTATAGAGATGCAAGGGTGTGGTCTGAAAAACTGGGCTTTGTGGTGAAAAGTGCTAAACTCCGGTTTTTTGTACAAATTGCTGGTTTCAGTCTAGGGAGAAACAGTAACCACATCTGCTGCTGACAGAGGGCTTTGCCCTGCAAACTCCTGTGGGGAGGTATTAACTGCTAGTtcagctccagggagccctgCTGATTCCCTCTGTATGAGGAGTATTATCCAGCCCTGGCAAGGCTTCCGTGAGGTGGGATCACACATGAGGCCTACCCTTTCTGGATGCCAGAGTCATTGGTGATCTTCACTGCAGCTTCTGGGGGTGTCCAGGGCAGGTTTGGGAAGGTGAGGGCACAGGTTAAACTTACAGGGCTGGATGAAGAGATTTCTTGGGGTTTGTGCCCTTCCCATGCCAACCAGCTGCAGCCAGAAGTACTGATCTTCCTGTTAAAAAGAGGGAGGCAAGGTCTGGGGGGGCACACTACTCTGAGGGTGTCACCAAAGTGCAGGGTTCCCTCCTGGTGTGGAAGCTCTGGGTATGCACATATGTGAAGTCACGGCTCTCTCCAACACACAAATAATCGCATTGCTTTCTTTTGCAGAAACCTCAGCGCTCTGAACAAAAAGTCCTTCCACAGGAAGGCCTCTTCTGAAAACTTCCTCCTGGACTCTCGCTGTTGGTTTCTCCTCTGCATCTTTCTTACGTGTCAACTCTTCATTAATTATGTCTTCAAATAAAATCACTACGTTTGGCAGCAATAATGATcactggctgcaggagggggcCACTCACGCAAGGAGCCCAGCGAGGCACCAAAGCACTTTAGAACCAACACAGCAGAGGTGGAAGGAGGTGGAAAAACGAGGTTAAAAAGGGACCTAGGAACGTGCAAAACTTTGTTCCTGCAGATTATGtcattttttgccttttacaTGTACATCTTCAAGGACCTCTTAACCTGTATGGGCCTTAATGCTGAAGCCAAATGTAGCTTTAATTGTGCAATTTGTTTTCTATGTTTTGTCATTTTCTGATGCAATTAATAATTACCCAGCAGTATTGGTAACCCCAAAATGGTAATCACCTCAACATTTTGGAAAAGTCACGGTGGCCTGGGTCATAGCTCCAGGAGTGAGGAAGAGCAGTTGGGGAGCTGTAAAGAACTGATGTCCACGGTGCCTGTCCGGCTGCCTTTAATTACAGGAGAGAGAACACTTGGTCCAAAAAATCCAGCCCTGGGATATTAAGTCATGATCTGTTTAGTCAGCCCATGCAGAATGGGACCTCAggatgtgttttgttttccattccACAGAAACTATAAATATACACAATTTCCTAGAGTCATTCTGCTTTAGGAAATGGGAAGTATTCAGTGAGAGCTCCTTGTCTGGTTACGGAGCTGACTGGTGTCCTGGGTCTGGCCCATCGAGGGTGATGTCAGACACGCACGCCTGTTTGTAAAACCTGGTCACTTACTCTTCTTGTTATTATTTGCTATATGGCTGTTTTATAATATCACACACTAGCATTGTAGAGAGAAATCCACTGCCCCAGCATAGGTGAGAAGGATGGGAGCGATGTAGGTGTACGTGTGTTTGGTCTTAGGCACATTTATTGTCAAAGGTCAGGAAAGAGGGAGGGTTTTGCCACTGCATTGTTCAACCCTGTTAATAGTCTTCCTATTTTACaccattttttaaagatttgcaATATTTTCTGTAGACTGCAGACAATActaagcctttcttttctggCCTGAAGTAGTTCCAAGTGGTAAGTACTGCTATATATACAGCCTTAAAATACTTAGTGGTGGTGCCAGTCTGGGCTATCTTTCAATGTAAATGTTTCCAAATTTTTAAGTACATTCCTCGTCATATTCCCCAGTTAGGGGAAACCTGTTTGTGCTTGATATGTTGAAATAAAACTACACACAACTTTCAGTGGCAGTCTATCTGACaaattattttggggtttgtgtttgttagttttttaaaagtaaattactTTCTAGAAGAAAATCTATGGGAAATTGCCTCTAAGAATGTCAGACCTGGGCCATAAGTTAGAACAGCAATAGCAGTTTGATACCACTCTGGCTGAAATTGTGAGAAATTGGCTGAAATTGTCTTCTTATTGCAGCAACTTCCACAGAAAGAGAAGTGGTTCCCTTGATTTTCACTTTTGTACATGCAAATGTACAAACGTATCTTGGACTTAGGAAACCTTTATATCAAGGGCTTGAGGATAGTGAATAGATTGTTCCACAGAGAGAACTGCAGCTCTCTGATATGAACAGGCAGGGTAAGAGCCAGCATCTGGAAGCTGACATTCAGGAAACTGATCACAAGTGCTAAAGGGTGAGAGTGGCTTTGTTATTAGCAAAAGTCTCCAGAAAACCAAAGCATTCTTCATTCTTGAGGAAACATCCTTGGAGAATATCAACATTATTGACACAGATTGGGTGCCTTTTTGAAGGATGTCATCCTATTCACTCTTTCTGAGAAAGTCTGACCCATGCCACATGTGGTGTAAAACTCAATGAGAGGGTGcttcctctgctttccaggctgtgcAAAGTTCCCTATGCAGCTTCAAAGTGTTTGCTCCTGTTTGGATGTATCCAAGTGTTTGGATGTAAAGCTGTGCAAACACATCCACTAATCTCCTTGGAATGCTTCAGCAAGTCAGCACATCTCTGGCCTATCAGCACAGCCTTCCTCATCACTCTCATCCTGCTTTTGGAGCATGTGTTTTGAGTTATGGAAAGGCGCCTCTCCACCTCGGAAGGGCTGTTTCCATCCCTTGGGTACAATTGTATCCAAGCTTTGGGAAATGGTTaccaaacaacaacagaaaaaaccccagacaacCCAAGCCCCCTGAACCGAAGAGAAACAGTGCTGAGCAGGAAGCCTTCAGTGGGTGTAAATGTGAGTGCAGGAGAttgtttgaattattttcattttaccaAACTATGCACCCACAGGGATTGCACTAGGACTTGTAAGTGCAGTtgagtaaaataaaaacactgttACCACAAGAGCAGCAGTTCAGTGAAAGAAACTATCAACAAGTTAATTCAGCATCAGCAGAGGAAGAGTTTCCAACATTtacagctgctgccacagaggATTAGAAAATAATCCCAAAAGGAACAGCCTATGAATCTTTGTGCCATTAATTTTAATCCAGTTTCAGCAACCTGGAGGTGAATGTTCCTACATGCCAGTTACATGCACATGGGAGATGAAAAGTATTCTTGAGGAAAATCGTGGCCAGAAACGTTATTTCTCTGGGAGGAATAACTACTGGGGAGAAACGTGAGAACCCTTTTAGGGCTTCAGAAAACCCAGTTATATGCACTTTGCGCCATCTTGGGAAATTTCTCCTCACAGCTTTTCCCGCAGCTTTTTGTGATCAGGGTGGACAGCCCTTCAGCACCTGCGGCAATTAACCGCGGCTTCTGCCCTTTCTGCCGAGAAGGGACGGCTGTGAGGGCCGAGAGCGCTCGGTGCCCCACCTGTGCCCCGCCTCCCGCCGGGAATAAGAGCGGCGGCAGCGCGGGGCGGGCCCAGAGCGATGGGCGCCGTCATGGGAGCCGGGCGAGcggtggggctgctgctggtaAGTGCCGGCTGGGGCTTTCTGTCCCACGGCTGCTGCTAAGTGCCGGCTGGGGCTCTCTGTCCCACGGCTGCTGCTAAGTGCCGGCTGGGGCTCTCTGTCCCACGGCTGCTGCTAAGTGCCGGCTGGGGCTCTCTGTCCCACGGTTGCTGCTAAGTGCCGGCTGGGGCTCTCTGGCCCGCAGGGCGTGGGCTCACCCTCCACCTGCCCGCCGCGAGTGCTGGCTTCCAGCCGCCCGCAGCCCGAACCCAAATCCTGGCTTTTGAGGCGGAAAAAGTCTTCCTCCAGCTCTAGCGTGAAGGAGCCTTGTGGGCTTTTCTGTCCCTTTCTTCTTCAAGAGGCTTTGGTAACCTTCCCGAACTTTTGTTCGTGTTTGATGTCTCGGGAAACCTGCGGCAGCGCCGCTGCCGTGAACCCAGCGCCCTCAGGGAATAAATTTAGCACGTCTCCCTGTCTGTTCCTACCGCACTCGCTgcctcctttccttctctcctcgtaggaaaaaaaaaagttacaagGAGTGAGTTCTTTAAAACTCCTCGGGTTATTTAAGTATGAAACTGGAAGTTTTCTCACCTCCCTACAGTTACGGGGAGGATTTTCAGTCTACCAAGGAGAGAGTTTAAAGAGCGGGACCCTCTTGGTTTTAGCTTAGACTTGCCCGCTGCTGACAATTAGCTCCGGGGACCTCGGCGTGCCggcctcctcttcccctcctcccgCTTTTGCTCTAGAGGATTTCTCTCTTTGTATGAGGCTTCTGAGGATGTGACTCAGCTGCCCCGGGACCGAGCCTGCGCTCGCCTCCCTGGAAGCGCTTGGACATACCGGGACAGCGAGGCTGCGTGGGAGCCCTGCCCGGTAGTGCGCTGCCTGCACGTTTcatcctcttaaaaaaaacaaacaaacaaaaaacaaaacaaaaaaacattcCCAATGTTCGTGTAGTATTGCTAATGACTCGACTTGTCTTCTGCCTAAGATTTGAGCCAGTGAGACGTGTTGGAGGAGTCTGTGGGGCGTTTCCTCAGTTTTGTGGGAGCGAGACTAGCACTGATTCTGATGAATTAAAAggatgtgggaagggagaaaCTAATCCCTTGCACACCGCAAAAACTTTGGCGTCTGCAATTCAACTGCAGTGAAAtagtggaaagaaaacaaaagtttaTATGGCGGCAGGAACGTGTGGCAACAGTTGCCTAAAGCCCATCAGGTGCTGCACGGTGCTGCCTTAACCCCAGCTTTGTGATGGCAATtactgctgtgagcagcacttAGCAGAAATTAGTTTGGGTTTCCTCTGTGGCTTCCCATAAACTTCTGAATGTGTTTCCAAGTCTTTACAAGTTAATCTCCCCGAGATAGTTATCGTGTCCAGGGAGGATGACTCACTCAAGAGGCCTGTTTGCCTCCGCTGTAGGCTGTGCTGCTGACGATGCCTAGAGCCCGAGCGAGCTGTGGGGAGAGAGAGTACTTCCATCAAGGTCTCTGTTGTGTCTTTTGTGAAGCAGGTAAGTCTTTGAGTAGTTACAGCTGATAGCAATTGCTTCTTACATTGCATGCTGTGAAAGTGTAAGCCTCGTTGGAGCTGTGGGGACTTCTTGGTGCTGTAAAGGTTGGCCTCCACTTTCAAGTGAGAGCCCCTTAATGCAACAGGCAGTGACTGGGAGAGGTGCTTTGGCAAGCCAGGAAGCCTTTGCTTGTGGTTGAGGATAAAATTTTTGAAGTTAAGTGATTTAGTTAACACAAATAACAGGCCTAGGGAAATTCtgatatttctgtgtctgtagCCAAAACTTCAGTATGATTTTGCTCTCCTCTCCGTGCTCAGTGTGTGCAGAGCTAACAAGTTTTGCACCAAGAAGAAAACTCTCATTATTATCAGAAGCTTACTGGTGCATTTAGGTGGGATTCAGACAAAGGAGAAAGAAGTTTTTTGAAAGCACTTCTCCCTGGGCTCGCCCCTTTCCTTCAGCAATGGTACCATCCACAGGCTCCTTGCCTGCTGCAGTGACTCATTCTTCCAGCAGATACCTTGCTGGATGCCTCGTTTTGCACCTCTCCCTGTCTGAGTTGCAAATTGCAGATGTTCCTCCTGGCTCTCCTGTGCCTCTTGGTTTGTGTGACATGTGATTGATTTGCAAGGAAGAGTTAAACTTTTCTCAGAAACTTGTGTTGTAATATCTAGGTTTAGCCCTTTGTCTGTCAAAAGATCCCCTgagattgctgctgctgccagttcTCTTCTTCCACAGGTACCTTTGTTGCTGACCACTGCAATGCTTcacatttgaaaggaaaatgtgacccttgcaaggaaggaaaaggctttACTGCCTATGCCAACGGCTTGGAGGAATGCTTGCCTTGCAGACGGTGCAAAGAGGGTACCAAACCTTATGAAACCTTaacaatttcccctttttttaatgtggaaaaCCTGGACTTCATTGATCATATTGAACTTAAAAGTAAATTGCCTTTATGGCCTGAGTACAATCTTTGCACTTGCTaacttgtattttatttttagatcaGATAACTCTGAGACCCTGTACTCTGACACAGAATGCTGAGTGCCAGTGCAAACAAGGGTATTTCTGTGATGACGAGGGCTGTGAAATGTGTCGGAGAATCAGTCAAGAGTAAGTTTGAGAATAAGTTGCTATTTTCTTCTAGGGAATGTTAGAGCTGTGGCCCAATCTGTGCCAATAGTTAATACATGTCTTCAGGCTGTAAATAATTGCCCTGAAGCCAAATGGCATTTTTCATGCAGTCAAATTTTAAGTGTCAAAACCTGTGATGTTGAGGCCTAGAAAGACGTGGACTTGGGGGTATCATTGTGGTTGTTGCTTATGGCTGTAAACTTGCATTTTTCATGTCTTGAGGTTGGTATTTCCACAGAACACACTTGAATGAACTTTCTAGCACCCAGCTTAAAATTTTAGTGTGTAGAGCTACCTGTTGAAGTTAACTAACTGTGCATGAATAATGCCTATACTctgtggtttgttgttttttttattttttcttcctccacttAGACACTAACATACATGAATTTTATCTGCTTTCTTTTATCTTGTAGTCTTGTCTTGGATTGTTTAAAGGTACACCTCTATCAAAGTTTATGCATGTTCTATTCATGGTTCTGAGCTCTGTCTGAAAAAGAATCAGGCCTGGACAGAGCTGCGTACTGATCTAGAAATGTTGGTACAATGTTCTGTTACCATCCACTTCAGGCATCCAGACGGGAATGAAATCCTGCTGAATTCCACTGATACTGCAGAACTAGGCTTAACCAATCAAGGTCTGTTACACAAATCCCACTCAGCTTGGTTTGTTGGGTCTGTGGCTTCAGGCTAATAACACCAGAGTAGTCTGTAAAACAGTGGTTTCGTCTACTGTAATGTGTTTAAGAGCAGCTGCCTTTTAGTCTGGGAGTTATTTGCTAAAGACAATTCTCAAAGGGATTGATGGGACAAATCACCTGGAGCTTTTCCCTTGGTGAAAAGCTACATGTGTTGCCAGAGTCCTTAAAGCTGCAAGGGTGACACAGTTGAAAGTTATGGGTAGTGTGAAAATGTTTACTGTGCCTGGAGTCGCTTCCTCTTCTGCCAGGAATGCTCACTGTCCATGCTACAGCACCTGAAGCTAGCTATCATCTTTTGCATACTTGTTTCCCTTTAAGTGTCTCTCCATGAACCCCTGTGGAAGTTGcattgcagctccctgcagagctccctgaggCCTTTGGAAGCATGATGTGCAGTGCAAGCAAGTGCTCACATGCTCAGGGCAATGTGTCCATGAGAGTCCCAGGACAAACTGTCTGGGTTATTGTATTAGTTCCAGGCTTAGGTTTTTCTCTAGGACAGCAAGGAATATCTTTTTGGGGGACTGTTTCagtactaatttttttttcttactttacAGGGAAGGAAGCTCGTGTTTGGGTTATTCCGGTGCTTCTGTCGGCCGGTTTGGGTTTGCTAgtagttgttgttgttgttgttaaaaaGCTGAAGTGTGATAAAGGTAACTGCTTGATTATTATCCATGAAATTTGCTTTCCAGAGTTAGGCAAAGAATGCACTAGGGCTGACCCTGGTTCTTGTGTTGCCTTACAGGGGACCTGTTTAAGCTCTAGTTCATTTTGCTTGTGATTGAAATTAGCAAATTAGTAAAGTGAAGAGTAGTTTTGCTTGGTAAATAAAATGCATAATCCTTAACTATGAGCTTTCTTATCTTGCTGACAGATGCCTCTGCTTCAAAGCAAGATTATCATAAGGTCCTTAGAGAGGACTTCTCCAATCAACTTGCCTTGTATTGGCAAGGAGGAAAAACCTGTGTGGGGGTTTAGATGCATGGGCTAAAAAGTAGCAACTAATTAGACCACTAATTACTTTCACTCTGTTTggttgtggggatttttttggtacAAATTGGTTCCCTTTAGTCATTTGAACCTCTTAATGTGAGTGTTTGGTTGATAAGTTCTgtgggaatttattttttagtggAAATTGAGCTGTTTTCCTTGGAAACGTCTATTTCCACGATTGTGTTTTAAAGAACTTTTGCTACTAGCATGGTTAAAATAATACTGAAAGCTATTGTGAATCTTAAGTGCTAAGTTTGCTGAAA containing:
- the LOC132328814 gene encoding tumor necrosis factor receptor superfamily member 26-like isoform X2, whose translation is MGAVMGAGRAVGLLLAVLLTMPRARASCGEREYFHQGLCCVFCEAGTFVADHCNASHLKGKCDPCKEGKGFTAYANGLEECLPCRRCKEDQITLRPCTLTQNAECQCKQGYFCDDEGCEMCRRISQEHPDGNEILLNSTDTAELGLTNQGKEARVWVIPVLLSAGLGLLVVVVVVVKKLKCDKAASTVKDVEGHLVQEPSQIIVKDLSLRELRETFDVFTKEVPPQQWKRLMGTLLQENNIDKIISKFPNNREEQSHQMLLIWKNKLGKKQ
- the LOC132328814 gene encoding tumor necrosis factor receptor superfamily member 26-like isoform X1 codes for the protein MGAVMGAGRAVGLLLAVLLTMPRARASCGEREYFHQGLCCVFCEAGTFVADHCNASHLKGKCDPCKEGKGFTAYANGLEECLPCRRCKEDQITLRPCTLTQNAECQCKQGYFCDDEGCEMCRRISQEHPDGNEILLNSTDTAELGLTNQGKEARVWVIPVLLSAGLGLLVVVVVVVKKLKCDKAASTVKDVEGHLKKIVESSVVSEKGTVPCRSWKCCMTAWLRRIAKSSLAAKPVQNSAFQQTALSNVPHGTPANCKVQEPSQIIVKDLSLRELRETFDVFTKEVPPQQWKRLMGTLLQENNIDKIISKFPNNREEQSHQMLLIWKNKLGKKQ